A single genomic interval of Sphingobium sp. EM0848 harbors:
- a CDS encoding CoA ester lyase, with product MNAPISLSTLLFVPGSKPERYGKALASNADAVCIDLEDSVPEPAKGQARGVAVAAIDGGDPRLVLRINGMTTRAGLEDLLALADASVLPALLFVPMVESAVEIRIIASVLGKRTPGIVPLIETVKGLRVAPEIAAAPGVVAMMFGGGDFAAELGVALAWEPLRSARGAFVMACAGAGVPAIDVPFIALDDEQGLRDEAEAAKALGFTGKAAIHPAQVDIINATFRPTVEEIAEAEEAQRVFDAAGGAAIRFNGRMLEAPIMRRYQRILAMRSKQDA from the coding sequence GTGAACGCACCCATCAGCCTTTCAACATTGCTGTTCGTGCCCGGGTCCAAGCCGGAACGCTATGGCAAGGCGCTGGCCAGCAATGCCGACGCCGTCTGCATTGACCTGGAGGATTCGGTTCCTGAGCCGGCCAAGGGTCAGGCGCGCGGGGTGGCTGTAGCGGCGATCGACGGGGGCGATCCACGGCTTGTCCTGCGGATCAACGGCATGACGACGCGGGCGGGTCTGGAAGATCTGCTCGCGCTCGCCGATGCGTCGGTGCTTCCCGCGCTGCTCTTCGTGCCCATGGTGGAAAGCGCGGTGGAGATCAGGATCATCGCGTCGGTTCTGGGTAAACGCACGCCCGGAATCGTGCCGTTGATCGAGACCGTGAAGGGATTGCGGGTGGCGCCGGAAATCGCCGCCGCACCGGGCGTGGTGGCGATGATGTTCGGCGGCGGCGACTTTGCCGCCGAACTGGGCGTCGCGCTGGCATGGGAGCCGTTGCGTTCGGCGCGTGGCGCCTTCGTGATGGCCTGTGCCGGGGCGGGGGTTCCGGCGATCGACGTGCCCTTCATCGCGCTCGATGACGAGCAGGGGCTACGCGACGAGGCAGAGGCCGCAAAGGCGCTCGGCTTTACCGGCAAGGCGGCGATCCATCCCGCTCAGGTCGACATCATCAACGCGACATTCCGTCCGACGGTCGAAGAGATTGCCGAGGCGGAAGAGGCGCAAAGGGTTTTTGACGCAGCCGGTGGTGCTGCAATTCGTTTCAACGGCCGCATGCTCGAAGCACCGATCATGCGGCGATATCAAAGGATATTGGCAATGCGGAGCAAGCAAGATGCGTGA
- a CDS encoding FAD-binding oxidoreductase, whose protein sequence is METLVPQDDIALAAITAAVGAEALITNAAERAYYSQDVFSTGPTVLAVFRPTDKEMLARGIAAATAAGVAIIPRGGGMSYTSGYLAPEAGALLIDTASMSRILNINEEDMTVTVEAGCTWDKLQRMLKPRGLRALAWGTLSGINATVGGGMSQNGVFWGALGGTVVDAALSFEVVLADGSILSTGSNFFRPFGPDITGLFAADCGALGVKATITLKLVREGTAFSYGSFSFPDANAFFSAMSAIAREGLASESFGFDPYLQAQRMKRDSLAKDAKSLVNMMKAQGSVLKALKEGAKVVAAGRSFLDDVPFSLHLICEGRYQSAVDADMKAIEAIAVKHGGKAIENTIPKIMRANPFPPVNSMVGPEGERWVPVHGFLPHSRLIEAWGRIQALFEANKAEMEAQGVAAGAMLAAVSRSTCLIEPVFFWPDALEELHCRSLEASHLAKLNRFPANATSRAVVDRLRGEIVRIFRDLGATHLQVARTYPLEEASDPRAWTMLKAIKQTVDPRGLMNPGSLGL, encoded by the coding sequence GTGGAAACCCTTGTTCCCCAAGACGATATCGCCCTTGCAGCGATCACCGCAGCGGTCGGCGCGGAAGCCCTGATCACCAACGCGGCGGAACGCGCCTATTATTCGCAGGACGTGTTCAGCACCGGCCCGACCGTCCTCGCCGTCTTCCGCCCCACCGACAAGGAGATGCTGGCACGCGGCATTGCGGCGGCAACTGCGGCGGGCGTGGCGATCATCCCGCGCGGCGGCGGCATGAGCTATACCAGCGGCTATCTCGCGCCGGAAGCCGGGGCGCTGCTGATCGACACCGCATCGATGAGCCGCATCCTCAACATTAATGAAGAGGACATGACCGTTACCGTCGAAGCCGGCTGCACCTGGGACAAGCTTCAGCGGATGCTCAAGCCCAGGGGGCTGCGCGCACTCGCCTGGGGCACGCTGTCGGGCATCAACGCCACGGTCGGCGGCGGCATGAGCCAGAATGGCGTATTCTGGGGCGCGTTGGGCGGCACGGTGGTCGACGCGGCGCTCAGCTTTGAGGTGGTACTGGCCGACGGATCGATCCTGTCCACGGGCAGCAATTTCTTCCGCCCCTTCGGCCCCGACATCACCGGGCTGTTCGCTGCCGATTGCGGCGCGCTGGGCGTCAAGGCCACTATCACCCTGAAGCTGGTGCGCGAAGGCACCGCCTTCTCCTATGGCTCCTTCTCCTTCCCCGACGCCAATGCCTTCTTCAGCGCGATGAGCGCCATCGCCCGCGAAGGGCTGGCCTCGGAAAGCTTCGGCTTCGACCCTTATCTTCAGGCCCAGCGCATGAAGCGCGACAGCCTGGCCAAGGACGCCAAGTCGCTCGTCAACATGATGAAGGCGCAAGGCTCCGTACTGAAGGCGCTGAAGGAAGGCGCGAAGGTCGTCGCGGCCGGCCGATCCTTCCTCGACGACGTGCCCTTCTCGCTGCATCTGATCTGCGAGGGCCGCTATCAAAGCGCGGTCGACGCCGACATGAAGGCGATCGAGGCGATTGCGGTGAAACATGGCGGCAAGGCCATCGAAAACACCATTCCCAAGATCATGCGCGCCAATCCCTTCCCGCCCGTCAATTCGATGGTCGGGCCAGAGGGCGAGCGCTGGGTTCCCGTCCACGGCTTCCTGCCCCACAGCCGGCTGATCGAGGCATGGGGCCGCATCCAGGCCTTGTTCGAAGCGAACAAGGCCGAAATGGAAGCGCAGGGCGTCGCCGCCGGCGCCATGCTCGCTGCGGTCAGCCGGTCGACCTGCCTGATCGAGCCGGTCTTCTTCTGGCCCGACGCGCTGGAGGAACTGCATTGCCGCTCGCTGGAAGCATCCCATCTCGCCAAGCTCAACCGCTTCCCCGCCAATGCGACGTCGCGCGCCGTGGTCGACCGGCTGCGCGGGGAAATCGTCCGCATTTTCCGGGATCTGGGCGCAACCCATCTTCAGGTCGCCCGCACCTACCCGCTGGAAGAAGCCAGCGATCCGCGCGCCTGGACCATGCTGAAGGCGATCAAGCAGACCGTCGATCCCAGGGGGCTGATGAACCCCGGCAGCCTGGGGTTGTGA
- a CDS encoding TonB-dependent receptor has protein sequence MKRLLLVATTALSAGIAVAPLHAQTTAKAEDQSSGGVQEIVVTAQRRSESLQNVPIAVSAFSADQLRSQGVSNTLELGRFVPNLVSMNNTGVGSANAFYLRGLGNTETIPTFDPPVGTYVDEIYLSRQNANNINLFDVERVEVLRGPQGTLFGRNTTGGAVNVILKEPGKEFGGFAEVGYGRYNKKIARASVDVPLADTLSVKLSGYWQNDDGYVKDVTTGQRLNDDDGWGARIGIHGELSPSVRWNGSYAHIVANGENILNFQCNPANPSDCNGRFATTGIPVGKSSSNSPFASLPISGRKKYFLMGNYTTTNLITSNFEVDLAEKMTLNLITGFVSQDQQYALDFYDGRSGPSLANPNPVVMGYARGGFAILNDGTHQQFSQEAKINGSVADGLIDYVAGAFYLVERNRTDFADTFTLSPTSTLILADRILRNKTEALAGYAQIDVNLTDQIKLTGGIRYTDETKTLQVQDNRASCNDGTIEATCLDTFNLVGPSGLKIPDKLKTKQWTPRFAINYKVNNDILLFASATRGFKSGGWNARATSVTSFLPFGPEKVWSYETGIKSEWFNRRLRANLTFFYMDVNDLQTPSALVNPNGSATFITRNFADMTNKGIEAEFTVVPVEGLNLYVNAGYQDAKFKINRNAPDYDEYGIQSVNAQQKACQALIAAGNIPGGTGTTAACGVGIVTPDGRIADPTRTPKWTIAVGGNYTVPLGSSGLSLVPSINGSYRTSQETNAANYTIYSGSITGTNGTYPANPYGGEEILNGSFSPAAWFVNASLALNGADKKWQLSVSCTNCLNKTAANTSLANTRYIDPPMMWVARARYNF, from the coding sequence ATGAAGCGTCTTCTGCTCGTCGCGACGACCGCGCTCAGCGCAGGCATCGCGGTCGCGCCCTTGCACGCCCAGACGACGGCCAAGGCCGAAGACCAGTCGAGCGGTGGTGTTCAGGAAATCGTCGTGACGGCCCAGCGCCGTTCGGAAAGCCTGCAGAATGTGCCGATCGCCGTTTCCGCTTTCTCGGCCGATCAGCTCCGCAGTCAGGGCGTTTCCAACACGCTCGAACTGGGCCGCTTCGTTCCCAATCTGGTGTCGATGAACAATACCGGCGTGGGTTCGGCCAATGCCTTCTACCTGCGCGGCCTTGGCAATACGGAAACGATTCCGACCTTCGACCCGCCGGTTGGCACCTATGTCGACGAAATCTATCTCAGCCGTCAGAATGCCAATAATATCAATCTGTTCGATGTGGAGCGGGTCGAAGTTCTGCGCGGTCCGCAGGGCACGCTGTTCGGCCGCAACACCACCGGCGGCGCCGTCAACGTGATCCTGAAGGAGCCGGGCAAGGAATTTGGCGGCTTCGCGGAAGTCGGCTATGGTCGTTACAACAAGAAAATCGCGCGCGCTTCGGTCGACGTGCCTCTTGCCGACACCCTGTCTGTCAAGCTCAGCGGCTATTGGCAGAATGACGATGGCTATGTGAAGGACGTCACCACCGGCCAGCGCCTCAACGACGATGACGGCTGGGGCGCCCGCATCGGCATCCACGGCGAATTGAGCCCGTCAGTCCGCTGGAACGGTTCTTATGCGCATATCGTCGCCAATGGCGAGAATATCCTGAATTTCCAGTGCAACCCGGCAAATCCTTCGGACTGCAATGGACGTTTTGCTACCACCGGTATTCCAGTGGGCAAGAGTTCGTCCAATTCTCCCTTCGCTTCTCTGCCAATCAGCGGCCGGAAGAAATATTTCCTGATGGGGAATTATACGACAACCAATCTGATCACGTCGAACTTCGAAGTCGATCTGGCCGAAAAGATGACGCTGAACCTGATCACGGGCTTTGTCAGCCAGGACCAGCAATATGCGCTCGACTTCTATGACGGTCGTAGCGGTCCTTCGCTGGCCAATCCGAATCCGGTCGTCATGGGCTATGCGCGGGGCGGCTTCGCGATCCTGAACGACGGCACGCATCAGCAGTTCAGCCAGGAAGCCAAGATCAACGGCAGCGTCGCCGACGGCCTGATCGACTATGTTGCCGGTGCCTTCTATCTCGTGGAGCGCAACCGCACCGATTTCGCCGACACCTTCACGCTCTCGCCGACCAGCACGCTGATCCTGGCGGACCGCATCCTGCGCAACAAGACGGAGGCGCTGGCCGGCTACGCCCAGATCGACGTCAACCTCACCGACCAGATCAAGCTGACCGGCGGCATCCGCTACACCGACGAAACCAAGACTCTGCAGGTCCAGGACAATCGCGCAAGCTGTAATGACGGTACAATCGAAGCGACCTGCCTCGACACCTTCAATCTTGTCGGGCCTTCCGGACTGAAGATCCCCGACAAGCTGAAGACCAAGCAGTGGACGCCGCGCTTCGCGATCAATTACAAGGTCAATAACGATATCCTGCTCTTCGCCTCGGCGACACGTGGATTCAAGTCCGGCGGCTGGAATGCCCGCGCGACATCTGTAACGTCCTTCCTGCCCTTCGGCCCTGAAAAGGTCTGGAGCTATGAAACCGGTATCAAATCCGAATGGTTCAATCGCCGTCTTCGTGCGAACCTCACCTTCTTCTACATGGACGTGAACGATCTCCAGACGCCTTCCGCGCTGGTCAACCCCAATGGGTCTGCCACCTTCATCACCCGCAACTTCGCGGACATGACGAACAAGGGCATTGAGGCCGAATTCACCGTCGTGCCGGTCGAAGGGCTGAACCTCTACGTCAACGCCGGTTATCAGGACGCCAAGTTCAAGATCAATCGCAACGCGCCCGATTATGACGAATATGGCATCCAGTCGGTCAATGCGCAGCAAAAGGCGTGTCAGGCCCTGATCGCTGCGGGCAATATTCCGGGCGGCACCGGCACCACCGCCGCCTGCGGCGTCGGCATCGTCACGCCCGACGGCAGGATCGCCGATCCGACGCGCACGCCCAAATGGACGATCGCCGTGGGCGGCAATTATACCGTGCCCCTGGGCAGCAGCGGCCTATCGCTGGTCCCGTCGATCAACGGCAGCTATCGCACCAGCCAGGAAACCAACGCCGCCAACTACACCATCTATTCGGGGTCGATCACCGGCACCAACGGCACCTATCCGGCCAATCCCTATGGTGGCGAAGAGATATTGAACGGTTCCTTCTCCCCAGCGGCCTGGTTCGTCAATGCGAGCCTGGCGTTGAACGGAGCGGACAAGAAGTGGCAGCTTTCGGTGTCCTGCACCAACTGCCTGAACAAGACGGCGGCCAACACATCGCTGGCGAACACGCGCTATATCGACCCGCCGATGATGTGGGTGGCGCGCGCTCGCTACAACTTCTAG
- a CDS encoding MFS transporter, producing MTIASGARSEFRLGAKPLAAALIGVACGASPLPFNVLPLVMGPVSTEFGWDFAATSAGVTVFGIIAALLAPLYGALSDRFGVRPVVLWSLFLFGIVFGSFYFLPASKIGYLLFWAVLGAIGIGSTPVTWSRAISMWFNRHRGLALGIMLLGTSLAAMVVPQIAQKAIAMGGWRMAFPIVALLPLLVAIPIAFLWFREPRPDERPEGVADPSGTIFGIPLKQAMGGHRFWILFTSILLTAFAYGGAHIHIAQIVGLHGFSAEVAASVLGVVAIGILVGRLLVGYMFDRFWAPGVAFPALLLPAAACWLLMGTDATLSHVIVGGFLLGFAAGTESDIIAYLASKYFGMAHYGRIYGVLYMPFAIGSAISPIVYGMVRDRTGSYDLILGVAMAMFAIGGVLLLALGRYPDLKTSHSGN from the coding sequence ATGACAATCGCCTCCGGCGCGCGCTCGGAATTCAGGCTGGGCGCGAAGCCGCTTGCGGCAGCGTTGATCGGGGTGGCCTGCGGTGCATCCCCTCTGCCCTTCAACGTCCTGCCGCTGGTCATGGGGCCAGTCAGTACCGAATTCGGATGGGATTTCGCCGCCACCAGTGCGGGCGTCACTGTCTTCGGCATCATCGCCGCGCTGCTCGCTCCCCTTTACGGCGCCTTGTCGGACCGCTTCGGCGTTCGCCCGGTGGTGCTCTGGTCGCTGTTCCTGTTCGGCATCGTCTTCGGTTCCTTCTATTTCCTGCCCGCGTCGAAGATCGGCTATCTGCTCTTCTGGGCGGTACTGGGCGCGATCGGCATCGGTTCGACCCCGGTCACCTGGAGCCGCGCGATCAGCATGTGGTTCAACCGCCATCGCGGGCTTGCGCTGGGCATCATGCTGCTGGGCACCAGCCTCGCCGCCATGGTCGTGCCGCAGATCGCGCAAAAGGCTATCGCTATGGGCGGGTGGCGCATGGCGTTCCCGATCGTGGCCCTGCTGCCCCTGCTCGTCGCCATTCCCATTGCCTTCCTCTGGTTTCGCGAACCCCGTCCCGACGAACGCCCCGAAGGCGTCGCCGACCCGAGCGGCACGATATTCGGCATCCCGCTGAAACAAGCCATGGGCGGCCATCGTTTCTGGATCCTGTTCACATCGATCCTGCTGACTGCCTTCGCCTATGGCGGCGCACATATCCACATCGCCCAGATCGTCGGCCTGCACGGCTTTTCTGCGGAGGTCGCCGCCAGTGTGCTGGGCGTGGTCGCCATCGGCATCCTCGTCGGGCGACTGCTTGTCGGTTATATGTTCGACCGTTTCTGGGCACCGGGCGTCGCCTTCCCCGCGCTGCTGCTGCCCGCAGCCGCCTGCTGGCTGCTGATGGGCACGGACGCAACGCTGAGCCATGTCATCGTCGGCGGCTTCCTGCTTGGCTTTGCCGCCGGCACGGAATCCGACATCATCGCCTATCTCGCCTCGAAATATTTCGGCATGGCGCATTATGGGCGCATCTATGGTGTGCTCTACATGCCCTTCGCCATCGGCTCCGCCATCTCCCCGATCGTCTATGGCATGGTGCGCGACCGCACCGGCAGCTACGACCTCATCCTTGGCGTGGCGATGGCCATGTTCGCCATCGGCGGCGTGCTGCTACTGGCACTGGGCCGCTATCCCGACCTCAAGACAAGCCATTCAGGAAATTGA